A genomic segment from Barrientosiimonas humi encodes:
- a CDS encoding metallopeptidase family protein — protein sequence MVAMSRAEFEDEAGQALDLIPPELLARLQNIAILVEDDPPVDQPNLLGLYVGVPLPERTDSWAYGSLPDRITLFQRPLERISATREELREQIAVTVVHEIGHYFGIDDDRLHELGWG from the coding sequence GTGGTGGCGATGAGTCGGGCCGAGTTCGAGGACGAGGCGGGCCAGGCCCTGGACCTGATCCCGCCGGAGCTGCTCGCGCGGCTGCAGAACATCGCGATCCTCGTCGAGGACGACCCGCCCGTCGACCAGCCGAACCTGCTGGGGCTCTACGTCGGTGTCCCGCTGCCGGAGCGCACCGACTCCTGGGCCTACGGCAGCCTGCCCGACCGGATCACCCTGTTCCAGCGTCCGCTGGAGCGGATCAGCGCCACCCGCGAGGAGCTGCGCGAGCAGATCGCCGTCACCGTGGTGCACGAGATCGGGCACTACTTCGGCATCGACGACGACCGGCTGCACGAGCTCGGCTGGGGCTGA